The genomic window CATTTCTGACCGAACAGCAGCACCAGCGCCGGTTCCGACAGAACCGCCAGCCCGGCAAAGGCCGGAAAGGCCAGAAACCCGGTCAGGCGCATGACGTCGATCAGCAAATCCGTCGCCGGACCACCATCGCGCGCCGCCGCACCAAAAGCAGGCTGCGCCACGGTGCGCAGCGGTGTGATAACCAGGAACGAGGCGGTCTCGATCACGCGCCAGGCGATTGCGTAATACCCGGCCGGAACCGGCCCCAGCATCGCGCCGATGATCACCGCAGGCGATTGCACCGCAGCCAGTTCCGCCGCGCGCAGGCCCAGGATCCGATGACTGAAATGCAAGACCCTGCGCATATGATCCCGCGACGCATGGAATGCCGGGCGCCAGGAGACCGCCCCCCAGGCCATCACGATATTGGTGGCCGTCATCGCCAGCCGCTGACCGACCAGGCTCCAGACGCCGTATCCCGCCAGCGCCATGCCAATGCCCACGCCCCCTCCGACCGCCGCGCCGAGCGCTGCACGGATGGCCAGAACACGGAACCGCATTTCCCGGCGCAGGATCGCCACCGGCACCGCCGTCAGGGAAATCATCAGCACCGTTGGGGACAATCCGATCAACAATTCACGCGCAACCGGCTCATTGTAGAAATACGAGACCGGCCCCGCGCCCAGATACAGCACAACCGTCAACACGCCCCCCAGCAGCGCCAACAGCCAGAAAACCGAGTTCAACCGCTCTGGTGACAGCGCCTCATGGGTCAGCAGAATGTCGGAAATCGTTTCGCGCACCAGAAATTCGGAAAACAGCACAAAGGCTGCAA from Ruegeria sp. YS9 includes these protein-coding regions:
- a CDS encoding oligosaccharide flippase family protein gives rise to the protein MSAGIWVEQAFNFIIFAILARILGVEAFGLLAMVAAFVLFSEFLVRETISDILLTHEALSPERLNSVFWLLALLGGVLTVVLYLGAGPVSYFYNEPVARELLIGLSPTVLMISLTAVPVAILRREMRFRVLAIRAALGAAVGGGVGIGMALAGYGVWSLVGQRLAMTATNIVMAWGAVSWRPAFHASRDHMRRVLHFSHRILGLRAAELAAVQSPAVIIGAMLGPVPAGYYAIAWRVIETASFLVITPLRTVAQPAFGAAARDGGPATDLLIDVMRLTGFLAFPAFAGLAVLSEPALVLLFGQKWAPAAPVLSLMSVFGMYLCAEKVQQTFCLAAGQPGRLAILSWVEVALAAGVIVVLAPYGLPVVTAGFVAVFLLVWPLKFANLGHIAGLSGPALIRQHLAPLLLSGGMAAAVQGVVWQLDGLSPALLLLVGTVTGVLAYGLLAFLLQRDRLRLLVSMLGPQDGHLPAADTQGIER